The window CTTGGCTAGCATAGCAGATTGAAAACAGGAGATCATGAAACCCGatgcattttcttttttcttttatcttgcTGGCACCACCAATATCAACTAATCACTGCACTCACTTCATCACAAAAACTTTTTGTAAGGTCAAAACATGACATAGGTTAGGATCGTTCGAGCTACTGCCTTCACAAGTAccccctccatctacttttgataggcatattatcaaatttgaaaaatttacttttgataggcatatttcaattcaaccacctatgctcttaatgactttctcggatttaatgcgtgactctccattcttccacaaaagattggctacatggacatcgagaaatgtaaatattaatgaatctcgcttgtttacgaggaataactagtagcatgtttaaatgaatgataagtagaattacttatccttaatcattgtgccaagatgaaatataactatcaaaagtatatggagggagtatctcctTGCTTGCCTTTgggaacattttttttctttccacccTTGAATTATTTTCCAGATTTTATCTTGGCAACATGCTAGCAGCTggctcataattttttttaactaaacgGATGACTTACACATACACAGACGCCACTGCACGGTTTGAGTTTGTAGACGAGTATTGCTATAGTGGTGTCCCCATTAAtaacaaaaccaaaaaaaaaaagtgcactAAGATTGACACACAGAACATGATAGGTAAGCCGCATAATTTTTAGCCACTTTTGAATAAGCAAACTAGAAGCTGTCATtggaataaaaagaaaacatagtAGAATAGCAAACCCCTCATTGCTAAACTAGCTACTCTGAGTACATGGACATTATTAATAAACCTTATAAAGTTCAAAGTTCTATAACTTTCTTCTAGATCACTGCCACATATGATACTGCCACATATGATAGAATACTAGAAAGATTCATTATCTCCACCTCTATATGGCACCAAGAAATCATCAATTTCCTACATATTGGAAGGAGAGTACTTTCCATGGTTGTGATGTTGACTTGGGAATACCCCATACCAGCACATGGTACTTGCCAACCTTCTTATACTGATCTGCAATTTTCAGCACTAGAAAATAGTTGTTGCCGCTGCCTGCAGGCTGCATACTCACTGAAAGCACATCCACAAGTGTGATATCCTTGTTCTTCACCAGTTTGTGCATTAGCACTGCAAATCGCCCAATTTGCCAATACAACTCATCACGGTAGTTAGGGATTTGCACGTATCCTGGTGGCGTCCAAGATGGGAGAGTGAACGGTGGTGGTGACCAGCCCCAAGGTTGATAGGGTGGGGGTGTTGATTTGGGActaggaggtggtggtggatggCTATTGCCGGGATAAGTTGGTGGTGTCATAGGAGGACTAAACTGCTGTGGTGGTGTTGTCATAGGTGGAGGGCTTGATGGAGTTACACTTGGGGGACTAGATGAAGGTGGTGATATGGTAGGTGGAGGGGTTGATGGAGGTGGTGAGGTGCTAGGTGGAGGACTCgatgaaggtggcggcggtggctggctGTATGATGGAGCTACCGTCGGGGGACTAGACGGAGGTGGTGATGTGGTGGGTGGAGGGCTCGATGGAGGTGGTGAGGTACTCGGTGGAGGACTTGATGAAgctggcggtggtggctggCTATACGATGGAGCTACTGTTGGGGGACTTGTTGGAGGTGGTGATGTGGTGGGTGGAGGGCTCGACGGAGGTGGTGGCTGGTTGTATGATGGAGCTACCGTTGGGGCACTAGACGAAGGTGGTGGTGTGGTGGGTGGAGGGCTCGATGGAGGTGGTGAGTTGCTAGGTGGAGGACTCGAagaaggtggcggtggtggctgccTGTATGATGGAGCTACTGTTGGGGGACTTGATGGAGGTGGTGATGTAGTGGGTGGAGGGCTCGACGGAGGTGGTGGCTGGTTGTATGATGGAGCTACCGTCGGGGGACTAGACGAAGGTGGTGGTGTGGTGGGTGGAGGGCTCGATGGAGGCGGTGATGTGCTCGGTGGAGGACTCGacgaaggtggtggtggtggttggttGTATGATGGAGGTACTGTTGGGGGACTAGACGGAGGTGGTGGTGTGGTGGGTGGAGGGCTCGATGGAGGTGGTGAGGTGCTCGGAGGAGGACTCGAtgaaggtggcggtggtggctggcTGTACGACGGAGCTACTATCGAGGGACTTGATGGAGGTGGTGATGTGGTGGGTGGGGGGCTCAACGGAGGTGGTGGCTGGTTGTATGATGGAGCTACCGTCGGGGGACTAGACGAAGGTGGTGGTGTGGTGGATGGAGGGCTCGATGGAGGCGGTGAGGTGCTCGATGGAGGACTCGAcgaaggtggcggtggtggttggTTGTATGATGGAGGTACTGTTGGGGGACTAGACGGAGGTGGTGATGTGGTGGGTGGAGGGCTCAACGGAGGTGGTGGTGTGGTGGGTGGAGGGCTCGATGGAGGTGGTGAGGTGCTCGGTGGAGGACTCGAtgaaggtggcggtggtggctggcTATACGATGGAGCTACCGTCGGGGGACTAGACGAAGGTGGTGGTGTGGTGGGTGGAGGGCTCGATGGAGGTGGTGAGGTGCTCGGTGGAGGACTCGAcgaaggtggtggtggtagctGGTTGTATGATGGTGGTACTGTCGGGGGACTAGATGGAGGTGGTGATGTGGTGGGTGGAGGGTTTGACGGAGGCGGTGGCTGGTTATATGATGGAGCTACCGCCGGGGGACTAGATGAAGGTGGTGGTGTGGAGGGTGGAGGGCTCGATGGAGGCGGTAAGGTGCTCGGTGGAGGACTCGAcgaaggtggcggtggtggctggtTGTATGATGGAGGTACTGTCGGGGGACTAGACGGAGGTGGTGATGTGGTGGGTGGAGGGCTCGATGGAGGTGGTGAGGTGCTCGGTGGAGGACTCGAtgaaggtggcggtggtggctggcTGTACGATGGAGCTACTGTCGGGGGACTTGATGGAGGTGGTGATGTGGTGGGTGGAGGGCTCGACGGAGGTGGCGGCTGGTTATATGATGGAGCTACCGTCGGGGGACTAGATGAAGGTGGTTGTGTGGAGGGTGGAGGGCTCGATAGAGGCGGTGAGGTGCTCGGTGGAGGACTCGAtgaaggtggcggtggcggttggCTATACGATGGAGCTACTGTCGGGGGACTTGATGGAGGTGGTGATGTGGTGGGTGGAGGGGTCGACGGAGGTGGTGGCTGGTTATATGATGGAGCTACCGTCGGGG of the Oryza sativa Japonica Group chromosome 2, ASM3414082v1 genome contains:
- the LOC136355030 gene encoding proline-rich extensin-like protein EPR1 — translated: MRTLVVLLPILLVVALSVHVSLADGKGNEGKGDQGNNGVGPVKNPHCPKPGKGPDPHGDGKGPGKNEDCEGGGEPSPSPSNDSPAPPSYEPPPSSSPPTMSPPPSPSESSPPNASPPYQDNSPPPSPPLPSPPTEAPSYNQPPPSPSSSSPPTTSPPPSSPPTVAPSYNQSPPPPPSSPPPITSPPPSSTPSTASPPPYSPPTVPPSYNQSPPPPSSSPPPSSSPPPLSPPPTTSPPPSSPPTVAPSSAVQPPPSPSSSPPPSTLPPPSSPPPTTPPPSTSPPTVAPSYNQPPPPSSPPPTRSPPPTSPPTVAPSYSQPPPPPSSNPPPSTSPPLSSSPPSTQPPSSTPPTVAPSYNQPPPPSTPPPTTSPPPSSPPTVAPSYSQPPPPPSSSPPPSTSPPLSSPPPSTQPPSSSPPTVAPSYNQPPPPSSPPPTTSPPPSSPPTVAPSYSQPPPPPSSSPPPSTSPPPSSPPPTTSPPPSSPPTVPPSYNQPPPPPSSSPPPSTLPPPSSPPPSTPPPSSSPPAVAPSYNQPPPPSNPPPTTSPPPSSPPTVPPSYNQLPPPPSSSPPPSTSPPPSSPPPTTPPPSSSPPTVAPSYSQPPPPPSSSPPPSTSPPPSSPPPTTPPPPLSPPPTTSPPPSSPPTVPPSYNQPPPPPSSSPPSSTSPPPSSPPSTTPPPSSSPPTVAPSYNQPPPPLSPPPTTSPPPSSPSIVAPSYSQPPPPPSSSPPPSTSPPPSSPPPTTPPPPSSPPTVPPSYNQPPPPPSSSPPPSTSPPPSSPPPTTPPPSSSPPTVAPSYNQPPPPSSPPPTTSPPPSSPPTVAPSYRQPPPPPSSSPPPSNSPPPSSPPPTTPPPSSSAPTVAPSYNQPPPPSSPPPTTSPPPTSPPTVAPSYSQPPPPASSSPPPSTSPPPSSPPPTTSPPPSSPPTVAPSYSQPPPPPSSSPPPSTSPPPSTPPPTISPPSSSPPSVTPSSPPPMTTPPQQFSPPMTPPTYPGNSHPPPPPSPKSTPPPYQPWGWSPPPFTLPSWTPPGYVQIPNYRDELYWQIGRFAVLMHKLVKNKDITLVDVLSVSMQPAGSGNNYFLVLKIADQYKKVGKYHVLVWGIPKSTSQPWKVLSFQYVGN